A section of the Arabiibacter massiliensis genome encodes:
- a CDS encoding putative DNA modification/repair radical SAM protein: MELIDKLEVLADAAKYDVACTSSGIDRDARKGKLGNTMAAGCCHSFSADGRCITLLKVLMTNVCVYDCAYCVNRASNEVPRAAFKPRELADLTIAFYRRNYIEGLFLSSGVIRNPDYTTELMIQTLAILREEHGFRGYIHAKAVPGTSPELIDRLGHLADRMSVNMELPSQKSLALLAPEKDKQRIIAPMRQIRDNIAVDKDTRALVRKNTTYMKQVAPKRKERAFVPAGQSTQMIVGATPESDFQILNLSAALYRTLSLKRVFFSAYTPVNDDARLPSADAIQLNREHRLYQADWLLRFYRFDVTEIIDEEHPFLDPDLDPKANWAVNNLDFFPVEVNTAPLEALLRVPGIGVRGANLIVRARRTTCLREPELRKLGIAYKRARFFITCAGTYAGRGADFTREGLRAQLAAPIKGGSHGRRADKAIPGQMSLFESVETPEKARIAGGRERAARLGEAEAAAPQADGAFGWQRALETPTEVPA, encoded by the coding sequence ATGGAGCTGATCGACAAGCTGGAGGTTCTCGCCGACGCGGCGAAGTACGACGTGGCCTGCACCTCGTCGGGCATCGACCGCGACGCGCGGAAGGGCAAGCTCGGCAACACGATGGCCGCCGGCTGCTGCCACAGCTTCTCGGCCGACGGACGCTGCATCACGCTTCTCAAGGTGCTCATGACCAACGTGTGCGTCTACGACTGCGCCTACTGCGTGAACCGCGCCTCCAACGAGGTGCCGCGCGCCGCGTTCAAGCCGCGCGAGCTGGCCGACCTCACCATCGCGTTCTACCGGCGCAACTACATCGAGGGGCTCTTCCTCAGCTCGGGCGTCATCAGAAACCCCGACTACACCACCGAGCTCATGATCCAGACGCTCGCCATCCTGCGCGAGGAGCACGGATTTCGCGGCTACATCCACGCGAAGGCCGTGCCCGGCACCTCGCCGGAGCTGATCGACAGGCTGGGGCATCTGGCCGACCGCATGAGCGTGAACATGGAGCTGCCTTCGCAGAAGAGCCTCGCGCTGCTCGCGCCCGAGAAGGACAAGCAGCGCATCATCGCCCCCATGCGCCAGATCCGCGACAACATCGCGGTGGACAAGGACACCCGCGCGCTCGTGCGCAAGAACACCACGTACATGAAGCAGGTCGCGCCCAAGCGCAAGGAGCGCGCCTTCGTGCCGGCCGGCCAGTCCACCCAGATGATCGTGGGGGCCACGCCCGAGAGCGACTTCCAGATACTCAACCTGTCCGCGGCGCTCTACCGCACGCTGTCGCTCAAGCGCGTGTTCTTCAGCGCCTACACGCCCGTGAACGACGACGCGCGCCTGCCGAGCGCCGACGCCATCCAGCTCAACCGCGAGCATCGGCTCTACCAGGCCGACTGGCTGCTGCGCTTCTACCGCTTCGACGTGACCGAGATCATCGACGAGGAGCACCCCTTCCTCGACCCCGACCTCGACCCGAAGGCCAACTGGGCTGTCAACAACCTGGACTTCTTCCCCGTGGAGGTGAACACCGCGCCGCTCGAGGCGCTGCTGCGCGTGCCCGGCATCGGCGTGCGCGGGGCCAACCTCATCGTGCGCGCGCGGCGCACCACGTGCCTGCGCGAGCCTGAGCTGCGCAAGCTCGGCATCGCCTACAAGCGGGCGCGCTTCTTCATCACGTGCGCGGGCACGTACGCGGGGCGCGGCGCCGACTTCACGCGCGAGGGGCTGCGCGCGCAGCTGGCCGCCCCCATCAAGGGCGGGTCGCACGGGCGGCGCGCCGACAAGGCCATCCCGGGCCAGATGAGCCTGTTCGAAAGCGTGGAGACGCCCGAGAAGGCGCGCATCGCCGGCGGGCGCGAGCGCGCGGCGCGGCTCGGGGAAGCGGAAGCGGCGGCCCCGCAGGCGGACGGGGCGTTCGGCTGGCAGCGCGCGCTCGAGACGCCGACCGAGGTCCCGGCGTGA
- a CDS encoding DegV family protein encodes MPHPCNLIIDSCCDLPFEVVDREGVELVEFPYIMSDGEHADDLYQASSAHDFYQAMRTGEEPTTAQVPMHVYRDVFERAIKSGVPTVALSFSSGLSGSFDAAALVHEQLLAEHPDAELYLVDTRLASVAEALLVYEAIRQRDNGMTARELALWAEEARFFVDAEFMVDDLEALRRGGRIPSSVAYAGSKLDVKPLLTIGIDGKLTLAGVARGRKKGIRQLAEYYHKRAAKEGPGKHVVIGNADCEKDADRLKEALAKIDDGILFLESSIGPVIGSHVGPGMIAVVFWGNDKREELSVADRIAKRVKGAE; translated from the coding sequence ATGCCGCATCCTTGCAACCTCATCATCGACTCGTGCTGCGACCTTCCCTTCGAGGTGGTCGACCGCGAGGGCGTCGAGCTCGTCGAGTTCCCCTACATCATGAGCGACGGGGAGCATGCCGACGACCTGTACCAGGCCTCGTCGGCGCACGACTTCTACCAGGCCATGCGCACGGGCGAGGAGCCCACCACCGCGCAGGTGCCCATGCACGTGTACCGCGACGTGTTCGAGCGCGCCATCAAGAGCGGCGTGCCCACGGTGGCCCTGAGCTTCTCGAGCGGGCTGTCCGGCAGCTTCGACGCGGCCGCGCTCGTGCACGAGCAGCTCCTGGCCGAGCATCCGGACGCCGAGCTCTACCTGGTGGACACGCGCCTGGCCTCCGTGGCCGAGGCGCTGCTGGTGTACGAGGCCATCCGCCAGCGCGACAACGGCATGACGGCGCGGGAGCTGGCGCTGTGGGCCGAGGAGGCGCGCTTCTTCGTGGACGCCGAGTTCATGGTGGACGACCTCGAGGCGCTGCGGCGCGGCGGGCGCATCCCCAGCTCGGTGGCCTACGCCGGTTCCAAGCTGGACGTGAAGCCCCTGCTCACCATCGGGATCGACGGCAAGCTCACGCTGGCGGGCGTCGCGCGCGGCCGCAAGAAGGGCATCCGGCAGCTGGCCGAGTACTATCACAAGCGCGCGGCGAAGGAGGGCCCCGGCAAGCACGTGGTCATCGGCAACGCCGACTGCGAGAAGGACGCCGACCGCCTGAAGGAGGCGCTCGCCAAGATCGACGACGGCATCCTGTTTCTGGAGAGCAGCATCGGGCCGGTGATCGGCAGCCATGTGGGGCCGGGCATGATAGCGGTGGTGTTCTGGGGCAATGACAAGCGCGAGGAGCTGTCGGTGGCCGACCGCATCGCGAAGCGCGTCAAGGGCGCGGAATAA
- a CDS encoding DegV family protein, protein MVRIITDSVASIPADEAREAGIDIVTLFVNRDGVEHADAEMDLDAFYADIYDMVDDIPTSSQPSQLTLEQAFEEAAKAGDEVLGIFISTGLSGTFDGAVRAARAVKARNIGFSYVIVDSSSCGYDEAWPVFDAVEARDAGEGLEGCAAAALSGIERTRFLFTPETLTFLQKGGRIGNAAALLGNLIQLSPVLTVTDGAATTLAKVRTRKKALDRIVATFKADIEEHGLKRVVVHYIGDKAPAVAWARDVIEPLIGRSVKVLPVSPVIGLHVGPAVGIAYECASAVAGKLTGPVRSRACTS, encoded by the coding sequence ATGGTCAGGATAATCACCGATTCGGTGGCATCCATCCCCGCGGACGAGGCGCGGGAGGCGGGCATCGACATCGTCACGCTGTTCGTGAACCGCGACGGCGTGGAGCACGCCGATGCCGAGATGGACCTCGACGCGTTCTACGCCGACATCTACGACATGGTCGACGACATCCCCACCTCGAGCCAGCCGTCCCAGCTCACGCTCGAGCAGGCGTTCGAGGAGGCGGCGAAGGCCGGCGACGAGGTGCTCGGCATCTTCATCTCCACCGGGCTCTCGGGCACCTTCGACGGGGCCGTGCGCGCCGCGCGGGCCGTGAAGGCGCGCAACATCGGCTTCTCGTACGTCATCGTGGACTCAAGCTCGTGCGGCTACGACGAGGCGTGGCCCGTGTTCGACGCCGTGGAGGCGCGCGACGCCGGCGAGGGCCTCGAGGGCTGCGCCGCCGCCGCGCTTTCGGGCATCGAGCGCACGCGCTTCCTGTTCACGCCCGAGACGCTCACGTTCCTGCAGAAGGGCGGGCGCATCGGAAACGCCGCCGCGCTTCTGGGCAACCTCATCCAGCTCTCGCCCGTGCTCACCGTCACCGACGGCGCGGCCACCACGCTCGCAAAGGTGCGCACGCGCAAGAAGGCCCTCGACAGGATCGTCGCCACGTTCAAGGCCGACATCGAGGAGCATGGCCTCAAGCGCGTGGTGGTGCACTACATAGGCGACAAGGCGCCGGCCGTCGCCTGGGCCCGCGACGTGATCGAGCCCTTGATCGGGCGCTCGGTGAAGGTGCTGCCGGTGAGCCCCGTCATCGGGCTGCACGTGGGGCCGGCCGTCGGCATCGCCTACGAGTGCGCGAGCGCCGTGGCGGGCAAGCTGACCGGCCCGGTGCGCTCGCGCGCCTGCACGTCCTGA
- a CDS encoding TIGR03915 family putative DNA repair protein: protein MISPEEPLADAAYCYDGTPEGLFTAVFKAYELHEDPLDVVREACLQPRLGQIVRYIDADDELARRVERGIRRTCGRASFEAALRASLADDPKAGTAVYRFVRHAMAAKRNVLGDLAHPAVGPVQRLARSVMNERHRMLQFLRFEHMENGVWFAQCNPSAAVVPLVMDWFSGRFNTQPFIIYDEVHAIAGVYDGDGWYLVPSSEVVLPDRASEERLMQAAWKRFYDTVAVEARYNPELRRQFMPKRLWKNIVEMQERIPGTDLAR, encoded by the coding sequence GTGATCTCGCCGGAGGAGCCCCTGGCCGACGCGGCGTACTGCTACGACGGCACGCCCGAGGGCCTCTTCACCGCCGTGTTCAAGGCCTACGAGCTGCATGAGGACCCGCTCGACGTCGTGCGCGAGGCCTGCTTGCAGCCCCGGCTCGGCCAGATCGTGCGCTACATCGACGCCGACGACGAGCTGGCCCGGCGCGTCGAGCGCGGCATCCGGCGCACCTGCGGGCGGGCCTCCTTCGAGGCCGCGCTGCGCGCCTCGCTCGCGGACGACCCGAAGGCGGGCACGGCCGTGTACCGCTTCGTGCGCCACGCCATGGCGGCCAAGCGCAACGTGCTCGGCGACCTCGCCCACCCGGCCGTCGGGCCCGTGCAGCGCCTCGCGCGCTCGGTGATGAACGAGCGCCACCGCATGCTCCAGTTCCTACGCTTCGAGCATATGGAGAACGGCGTGTGGTTCGCGCAGTGCAACCCGAGCGCGGCGGTGGTGCCGCTCGTCATGGACTGGTTCAGCGGCCGCTTCAACACCCAGCCCTTCATCATCTACGACGAGGTCCACGCCATCGCGGGCGTCTACGACGGCGACGGCTGGTACCTCGTGCCGTCCTCCGAGGTCGTCCTGCCCGACCGCGCGAGCGAGGAGAGGCTCATGCAGGCGGCCTGGAAGCGCTTCTACGACACCGTGGCCGTGGAGGCCCGCTACAACCCGGAGCTGCGCCGCCAGTTCATGCCCAAGCGCCTCTGGAAGAACATCGTCGAGATGCAGGAGCGCATCCCCGGCACTGACCTCGCCCGCTGA
- a CDS encoding nicotinate phosphoribosyltransferase — MKLDYELLTDLYQLTMAQGYWETGQRETQACFHMYFRDYPFKGGYAIACGMAQLAELVESFAFSEDDLSYLASLDAPGGGPLFKPAFLDYLRDFRLDVDIDAVAEGTVVFPHEPLVRVVGPIMDCQLIETALLNCVNFETLIATKAARVCLAAQSPVAEFGLRRAQGAAGGLWASRAAIVGGCTSTSNVLAGKLYGIPVSGTHAHSWVMSFPDELTAFRAYAEAFPKNCVLLVDTYDVNEGIRNAITVGLEMRERGERLSGIRIDSGDLSWLAKMARSMLDEAGLSDCGIVLSNDLDEFTIQSIRDEGAKVDSWGVGTKLACAYDQPTLGGVYKLSATRAPGEQEWTDRLKISESAAKLTTPGVLDVRRYFYCGNGRLAGDMVFDVNAGAGSREVIVDPSDDLRQKNLAGLCSETLLKPLARGGTTVLEPELRDALAARERARAGLETLDESQKRMFNAHTYPVGLEYGLFERRRDLVLRLRGIE, encoded by the coding sequence ATGAAGCTCGACTACGAGCTGCTCACCGACCTGTACCAGCTCACGATGGCGCAGGGCTACTGGGAGACGGGCCAGCGCGAGACGCAGGCCTGTTTCCACATGTACTTCCGCGACTACCCGTTCAAGGGCGGCTACGCCATCGCCTGCGGCATGGCCCAGCTCGCCGAGCTCGTGGAGTCGTTCGCGTTCTCGGAGGACGACCTGTCCTACCTGGCCTCCCTCGACGCGCCGGGCGGCGGCCCTCTGTTCAAGCCCGCCTTCCTCGACTACCTGCGCGATTTCCGCCTCGACGTGGACATCGACGCGGTGGCCGAGGGCACGGTGGTGTTCCCCCACGAGCCGCTCGTGCGGGTGGTGGGCCCCATCATGGACTGCCAGCTCATCGAGACGGCGCTTCTGAACTGCGTGAACTTCGAGACGCTCATCGCCACGAAGGCCGCCCGCGTGTGCCTGGCCGCCCAATCGCCGGTGGCCGAGTTCGGGCTGCGCCGGGCCCAGGGCGCGGCCGGCGGCCTGTGGGCGAGCCGCGCGGCCATCGTGGGGGGCTGCACCTCCACGTCCAACGTGCTGGCGGGCAAGCTCTACGGCATCCCCGTGTCGGGCACGCACGCGCACTCGTGGGTGATGTCGTTCCCCGACGAGCTCACGGCGTTTCGCGCCTACGCCGAGGCGTTCCCGAAGAACTGCGTGCTGCTCGTGGACACCTACGACGTGAACGAGGGCATCAGAAACGCCATCACCGTGGGCCTCGAGATGCGCGAGCGCGGCGAGCGCCTCTCCGGCATCCGCATCGACTCGGGCGACCTGTCGTGGCTGGCCAAGATGGCGCGGAGCATGCTCGACGAGGCGGGGCTCTCCGACTGCGGCATCGTGCTCTCCAACGACCTGGACGAGTTCACCATCCAGTCCATCCGCGACGAGGGCGCCAAGGTGGACTCGTGGGGCGTGGGCACGAAGCTGGCCTGCGCCTACGACCAGCCCACCTTAGGCGGCGTGTACAAGCTCTCCGCCACGCGCGCGCCGGGGGAGCAGGAGTGGACCGACCGGCTCAAGATATCCGAGTCGGCCGCCAAGCTCACCACGCCGGGCGTGCTCGACGTGCGCCGCTACTTCTACTGCGGCAACGGGCGGCTGGCCGGCGACATGGTGTTCGACGTGAACGCGGGCGCAGGCTCGCGCGAGGTCATCGTGGACCCCTCCGACGACCTGCGGCAGAAGAACCTCGCGGGCCTGTGCTCCGAGACGCTGCTCAAGCCGCTCGCGCGCGGGGGCACCACGGTGCTCGAGCCCGAGCTGCGCGACGCGCTGGCCGCCCGGGAGCGGGCGCGGGCCGGCTTGGAGACGCTCGACGAGAGCCAGAAGCGCATGTTCAACGCGCACACCTACCCGGTGGGCCTCGAGTACGGGCTGTTCGAGCGCCGCCGCGACCTGGTGCTGCGGCTGCGGGGCATCGAGTAG
- a CDS encoding radical SAM protein encodes MRNRHPERSAQQTSFCHPERSAQQTSFCHPERSAQQTSFCHPERAKRVEGSRAASANGLPAVCDLCPRACGADRAAGERGACGADGRLVVARAALHFWEEPPISGSRGSGTVFFAFCPLRCVYCQNAVIAAGEAGAEVSVERLAEMFLELQAQGALNVNLVTPTHYAPEARAAVALARRQGLALPVVWNTSGYESVEAVRANAGTVDVYLTDFKYADAGLAARYSHAPDYPEVALAALAAMVEEAGEPAFDEVDGEPRLVRGVVVRHLMLPGALEDSKRVVRLVHERFGGAVLLSLMNQYTPVRAFPDSPELERRVSYEDYGRLLDYADELGIEDYFWQEGGAAEESFIPPFDLTGV; translated from the coding sequence TTGAGAAACCGTCATCCTGAGCGGAGCGCGCAGCAGACGTCCTTTTGTCATCCTGAGCGGAGCGCGCAGCAGACGTCCTTTTGTCATCCTGAGCGGAGCGCGCAGCAGACGTCCTTTTGTCATCCTGAGCGAGCGAAGCGAGTCGAAGGATCCCGCGCGGCGTCAGCGAACGGCCTCCCGGCCGTCTGCGACCTCTGCCCGCGCGCCTGCGGGGCCGACCGCGCGGCGGGGGAGCGCGGCGCGTGCGGCGCCGACGGGCGGCTCGTCGTGGCGCGCGCGGCGCTGCATTTCTGGGAGGAGCCACCCATCAGCGGCTCGCGCGGCAGCGGCACCGTGTTCTTCGCCTTCTGCCCGCTGCGCTGCGTCTACTGCCAGAACGCGGTGATCGCCGCAGGCGAGGCGGGCGCTGAGGTGTCCGTGGAGCGGCTGGCCGAGATGTTCTTGGAGCTTCAGGCGCAGGGCGCGCTCAACGTGAACCTCGTGACGCCGACGCACTACGCGCCCGAGGCGCGCGCGGCCGTGGCGCTGGCGCGGCGTCAGGGGCTCGCGCTGCCGGTAGTGTGGAACACGTCGGGCTACGAGTCGGTAGAGGCGGTGCGCGCGAACGCGGGCACGGTGGACGTGTACCTCACCGATTTCAAGTACGCCGACGCGGGCCTGGCCGCGCGCTACTCGCATGCGCCCGACTATCCCGAGGTGGCGCTCGCCGCGCTTGCGGCCATGGTCGAGGAGGCGGGGGAGCCCGCGTTCGACGAGGTGGACGGCGAGCCGCGCCTCGTGCGCGGCGTCGTGGTGCGCCACCTCATGCTGCCCGGCGCGCTCGAGGACTCCAAGCGCGTCGTGCGCCTCGTGCACGAGCGCTTCGGCGGCGCGGTGCTGCTGTCGCTCATGAACCAGTACACGCCCGTGCGCGCCTTCCCCGACTCTCCCGAGCTCGAGCGCCGCGTTTCGTACGAGGACTACGGGCGCCTCCTCGACTACGCCGACGAGTTGGGCATCGAGGACTACTTCTGGCAAGAGGGCGGCGCCGCCGAGGAAAGCTTCATCCCGCCCTTCGACCTCACCGGGGTGTAG
- a CDS encoding NAD(P)-binding domain-containing protein has translation MAKAFAYVGNETVGSMVEERLGALGYVRTGDVGSASAVLSYCTSQTALEDAYFDEDGLVQAARKGTLLIDLSPSTPSFARELNAVAVVSDLVSVEAPLVVVDIARADAFDRGNLVCLAAGDEDALESARPVLEALAGEVQDTGGSGSAQLARAAYTLQATAQVASAVEADALYRAVRRSASAFGQDVERVGAATPTAERVLDAVKGGRFDGDYTVEMFMAELSAALTAADDVDLILPQAEACLHLLELLAVIGGSDKAPSALALVYGEEAVCAEQGLDWTRAEEAYGEADEGFDDYDFDEHDGHDHGGYSDYPGYGAYSVN, from the coding sequence ATGGCAAAGGCGTTCGCATACGTGGGCAACGAGACGGTGGGCTCGATGGTGGAGGAGCGGCTGGGGGCGCTCGGCTACGTGCGCACCGGTGACGTGGGCAGCGCCTCGGCGGTGCTGAGCTACTGCACGTCGCAGACCGCGCTCGAGGACGCGTACTTCGACGAGGACGGCCTGGTGCAGGCGGCGCGCAAAGGCACGCTGCTCATCGATCTGTCGCCGTCCACCCCCAGCTTCGCGCGGGAGCTGAACGCCGTGGCCGTGGTGAGCGACCTCGTGTCGGTGGAGGCGCCCCTCGTGGTGGTGGACATCGCCCGCGCCGACGCCTTCGACCGCGGCAACCTCGTGTGCCTCGCGGCCGGCGACGAGGATGCCCTCGAGAGCGCCCGGCCGGTGCTGGAGGCCCTCGCGGGAGAGGTGCAGGATACGGGCGGGTCCGGATCGGCCCAGCTCGCGCGCGCGGCGTACACGCTGCAGGCCACGGCGCAGGTGGCGTCGGCCGTCGAGGCGGACGCGCTGTACCGCGCGGTGCGGCGCTCAGCGTCGGCCTTCGGGCAGGATGTTGAGCGGGTGGGCGCGGCCACGCCCACGGCGGAGCGCGTGCTCGACGCCGTGAAGGGCGGCCGCTTCGACGGCGACTACACGGTGGAGATGTTCATGGCCGAACTCTCCGCCGCGCTCACGGCGGCCGACGACGTGGACCTCATCCTGCCGCAGGCCGAGGCGTGCCTGCATCTGCTCGAGCTTCTGGCCGTCATCGGCGGCTCGGACAAGGCGCCCTCCGCGCTCGCCCTCGTGTACGGCGAGGAGGCCGTCTGCGCCGAGCAGGGGCTCGACTGGACGCGCGCCGAGGAGGCCTACGGCGAGGCGGACGAGGGGTTCGACGACTACGACTTCGACGAACACGACGGCCACGACCACGGCGGCTATTCCGACTACCCGGGCTACGGCGCCTACTCGGTCAATTGA